From the genome of Scytonema hofmannii PCC 7110, one region includes:
- the gloB gene encoding hydroxyacylglutathione hydrolase, whose translation MQVIRLAVLSDNYIFVLHDPKRNIAAVVDPAEATPVLHKLKELQAELVAILNTHHHHDHVGGNSKLLEQFPNLTVYGGAEDKGRIPGQQVFLQEGDRVSFADREAEAIFVPGHTRAHIAYYFPPISSGETGELFCGDTLFAGGCGRLFEGTPIQMVDSLSKIRSLPDNTRVWCAHEYTLKNLQFALTVDASNTDLQNRFEQVKAKRDRGEATVPSLLGVEKRTNPFLRWEQPTLQSAVNSCDAVQTFARLRGMKDQF comes from the coding sequence ATGCAGGTCATCCGTTTGGCAGTACTCTCAGACAATTACATCTTTGTGCTACACGATCCAAAGCGAAATATTGCCGCTGTTGTCGATCCAGCAGAAGCAACTCCAGTTTTACACAAACTAAAAGAATTACAAGCTGAATTAGTAGCAATTTTGAACACGCATCACCATCACGACCATGTTGGCGGGAACAGCAAACTCCTTGAGCAATTTCCAAACCTAACAGTTTACGGCGGTGCTGAAGATAAGGGCAGAATACCAGGACAACAGGTATTTTTACAGGAGGGCGATCGCGTTTCATTTGCAGACCGAGAAGCTGAAGCCATCTTCGTTCCCGGACACACCCGCGCTCATATTGCTTACTACTTTCCCCCTATAAGCTCTGGTGAAACAGGTGAATTGTTCTGTGGGGACACTTTATTTGCAGGGGGGTGCGGTCGCTTGTTTGAAGGAACACCAATACAAATGGTAGATTCCCTTAGCAAAATTCGCTCTTTACCAGATAATACCCGTGTCTGGTGCGCTCATGAGTATACTTTGAAAAATTTGCAATTCGCCCTCACTGTCGATGCGAGCAACACTGACTTACAAAACCGCTTTGAACAAGTCAAAGCCAAACGCGATCGGGGAGAAGCTACCGTTCCTTCATTGCTAGGAGTCGAAAAGCGTACAAACCCTTTTTTACGTTGGGAACAACCAACATTACAATCAGCAGTCAACAGTTGCGACGCCGTACAAACCTTTGCACGGCTGCGGGGAATGAAAGACCAATTCTAG
- a CDS encoding GrpB family protein, translated as MRNIVVVPYDPNWSDRFKSESCQISAIFRDVFVEIHHVGSTSVPGLRAKPIIDMLLLVTNIWEVDRYNDEMITLGYEPKGEFGISGRRFFVKGGDASRTHHLHTYELDNPEVRKHIDFRDFLIHHPEEAQRYGDLKNELALLYRNDIESYMAGKAPLIKQLLQKAEAWRKFNSDQ; from the coding sequence ATGCGAAATATAGTTGTAGTACCCTACGATCCGAATTGGTCAGATCGGTTCAAGTCTGAGTCCTGTCAAATTTCTGCAATTTTTCGCGATGTGTTTGTAGAGATCCATCATGTAGGCAGCACATCGGTACCAGGTCTCAGAGCAAAGCCAATCATAGATATGTTGCTATTGGTTACCAATATTTGGGAGGTCGATCGCTATAATGATGAAATGATTACCCTTGGTTATGAACCCAAAGGTGAGTTTGGAATATCGGGTCGTCGCTTTTTTGTCAAAGGTGGTGATGCATCACGAACCCATCACCTGCATACCTACGAACTTGACAACCCAGAAGTACGCAAGCACATTGACTTCCGAGACTTCCTCATTCACCATCCCGAAGAAGCACAGCGCTACGGCGATCTGAAAAATGAGTTGGCACTCCTTTACCGAAACGATATTGAGAGCTATATGGCTGGCAAAGCTCCACTTATAAAACAACTTTTACAAAAAGCAGAAGCTTGGCGAAAGTTTAACAGTGACCAGTGA
- the dnaB gene encoding replicative DNA helicase translates to MSEELNFQGNAMDRLPPQNIEAEEAILGGILLDPEAISRVSDRLVPEAFYISAHKDIYQATVRLHGQGKPTDLLAVINWLNDHDLLTRIGGRNKLATLVDRTVSAVNIDALADLVMEKFLRRQLIKAGNEIVQLGYQTETELPIVLDQAEQKVFGVTQERPQVGLVHIGDTLINTFQDIETRNQGIALPGIPCGFYDLDALTSGFQRSDLIIVAGRPSMGKCVAYDTEILLTDGSVSTIEEIYHRRYAKLLTLKDNWQFEMTQPSAFIDDGIKPVFRVTTRLGRYVETTITHPYLTIQGWRPLSELQPGDKIAVPRKINVFGTNTVRECEVKLLAYLIGDGCLTDTTSEFTNTNLLIQEDFSDSVLSFSSQLKVRTEICSERAPTFSAVKNWGEKNPLTEWLKNLSLWGKKAEQKIIPAFVFQLERSQVSLFLNRLFATDGWATVLTSGQAQLGYCTVSEQLARQLQHLLLRFGIISALKKRFVKYQNTRRIAWQLNITDAKSIKTFISEIGIFGKETALFQVQAALLNKRYQSNCDLISVDIWEQIAVAKGIEPWAALARRAGIKGYSNIHGSKRALSRESLFTLATALENLPLQQLATGDVYWDEIVSIEPVGNKQVYDLTIPITHNFVANDICVHNTAFCLNLAHNIAASYKLPVAVFSLEMSKEQLVQRLLASEAGIETGYLRSGRISQTQWEPLSRAISMLSEMPIYIDDTPNITVTEMRSQARRMQAEIGSELGLIIVDYLQLMEGAGDNRVQELSKITRSLKGLARELSVPIIALSQLSRGVESRTNKRPMLSDLRESGCLVGDSLVTLADSGVQIPIQELVGKSGFKIWALNEETMQLEKAVVSNAFSTGVKPILRLVTRLGRTIRATGNHKFLTIHGWQRLDEIQIGDRVALPRHLPSSSVPSMQQHGMTIRQMQSSLGVAHCGTALYKQNLSRERAARLASVVKSEKLNCLANSDIYWDEIVSIEADGEEEVYDLTVPRLQNFIANNIIVHNSIEQDADLVIMLYRDEYYNSDSPDRGIAEVIIAKHRNGPTGSVKLLFDPQFTKFKNLARPGGYS, encoded by the coding sequence ATGTCTGAAGAGCTTAATTTTCAAGGCAATGCCATGGATCGCCTCCCCCCCCAAAATATAGAGGCAGAAGAAGCTATACTAGGGGGTATCTTGCTAGATCCCGAAGCAATTAGCAGGGTGAGCGATCGCCTAGTCCCAGAAGCCTTTTATATCAGCGCTCACAAAGATATTTATCAAGCTACAGTGCGCCTACACGGTCAAGGGAAACCCACAGACTTACTCGCAGTTATCAATTGGCTCAATGACCACGATCTGTTAACCCGTATTGGTGGAAGAAATAAACTTGCTACGCTGGTAGACCGCACGGTGTCAGCCGTTAACATCGATGCTTTAGCAGACTTGGTCATGGAAAAATTCCTGCGGCGTCAGCTGATCAAAGCAGGGAATGAAATTGTACAACTGGGTTATCAGACAGAAACCGAATTGCCCATTGTTCTCGACCAAGCAGAACAAAAAGTTTTTGGCGTCACCCAGGAACGTCCCCAAGTTGGTTTAGTTCATATTGGGGACACGTTAATTAATACCTTCCAGGATATAGAAACTCGCAATCAAGGTATTGCTTTACCAGGAATTCCTTGTGGTTTTTATGACTTAGACGCATTAACGAGTGGTTTTCAGCGTTCCGATTTGATTATTGTTGCGGGCCGTCCGTCAATGGGGAAATGCGTAGCTTATGATACAGAAATTCTTCTAACAGATGGCTCCGTTTCTACTATAGAAGAAATTTATCATCGTCGTTATGCAAAGTTGTTGACATTGAAAGATAATTGGCAATTTGAAATGACTCAACCGTCTGCATTTATTGATGACGGCATAAAGCCTGTTTTCCGGGTTACAACACGGCTAGGACGGTATGTTGAAACAACAATAACTCATCCCTACCTTACTATTCAGGGATGGCGTCCACTTTCGGAACTGCAACCAGGCGATAAAATAGCCGTACCACGAAAAATAAACGTATTTGGAACAAACACAGTTCGTGAGTGTGAAGTTAAATTATTAGCTTACTTGATTGGGGATGGCTGCTTAACAGACACAACTTCGGAATTTACTAACACTAACCTTCTGATTCAGGAAGACTTCTCAGATTCTGTTCTCAGCTTTTCTTCTCAACTGAAAGTTCGTACAGAGATTTGTTCTGAACGAGCACCAACATTTTCTGCTGTTAAAAATTGGGGAGAAAAAAATCCTTTGACTGAATGGCTCAAAAATTTATCATTGTGGGGGAAAAAAGCTGAGCAAAAAATAATTCCTGCTTTCGTTTTTCAACTAGAGCGATCGCAAGTCTCATTGTTCCTTAATCGCCTATTTGCCACGGATGGATGGGCAACAGTTCTTACAAGTGGTCAAGCGCAACTAGGATATTGCACTGTTAGCGAACAACTCGCAAGACAGTTACAGCATTTATTACTACGCTTTGGCATAATTTCTGCTTTAAAAAAGCGATTTGTTAAATACCAAAACACTCGTAGAATAGCTTGGCAATTAAATATTACCGATGCTAAATCAATCAAAACTTTTATTTCAGAAATTGGTATCTTTGGTAAAGAAACAGCTTTGTTCCAGGTACAAGCTGCCCTACTTAATAAGAGATACCAAAGTAATTGCGATTTGATTTCAGTAGACATATGGGAGCAAATAGCAGTTGCAAAAGGCATCGAACCATGGGCAGCTTTAGCTCGTAGAGCAGGAATTAAAGGATATAGCAACATCCATGGTAGTAAACGCGCTTTGTCAAGAGAAAGCCTTTTTACTTTGGCAACTGCATTGGAAAATTTACCATTACAGCAGTTAGCAACAGGTGATGTTTATTGGGATGAAATTGTTTCGATTGAACCAGTAGGAAACAAACAAGTGTATGACTTGACAATTCCAATAACTCACAATTTTGTTGCCAATGATATTTGCGTTCACAACACTGCATTCTGTTTAAACCTAGCTCATAACATTGCAGCTTCATATAAATTACCAGTTGCTGTATTTAGTTTGGAAATGTCGAAAGAGCAATTGGTGCAAAGGTTATTAGCTAGTGAAGCGGGAATTGAGACTGGTTATCTGCGAAGTGGAAGGATTAGCCAGACACAATGGGAACCTTTAAGCCGTGCTATTAGTATGCTTTCGGAGATGCCAATTTACATTGACGATACTCCCAATATTACAGTTACAGAAATGCGAAGTCAGGCACGGCGAATGCAAGCGGAAATTGGTTCTGAACTAGGATTGATTATTGTAGATTACTTGCAACTAATGGAAGGAGCAGGAGATAATCGCGTACAAGAATTATCAAAAATTACCCGCAGCCTCAAAGGTTTAGCCCGTGAATTATCTGTTCCCATCATTGCTTTATCTCAGTTAAGTAGAGGGGTAGAATCGCGCACCAACAAACGACCAATGTTATCTGATTTAAGAGAATCGGGTTGTTTAGTAGGTGATAGCTTGGTAACATTAGCAGATAGTGGAGTACAAATACCGATTCAGGAATTGGTTGGTAAATCGGGGTTCAAAATTTGGGCGCTCAATGAAGAAACAATGCAGCTAGAAAAAGCAGTTGTTAGCAACGCTTTTTCTACAGGTGTTAAGCCGATATTGCGACTTGTAACTCGCTTAGGACGAACAATTCGAGCAACCGGAAATCACAAGTTTCTCACAATTCATGGTTGGCAACGACTTGATGAAATTCAAATAGGCGATCGCGTTGCTTTGCCTCGACATTTACCTAGTTCTTCTGTTCCATCAATGCAGCAGCATGGTATGACCATACGTCAAATGCAATCTTCTCTTGGTGTTGCTCATTGTGGTACAGCTCTCTATAAACAAAATTTGAGCCGAGAAAGAGCAGCAAGATTGGCTAGCGTCGTCAAGTCCGAGAAATTAAACTGCTTAGCTAACAGCGATATTTATTGGGATGAAATTGTCTCAATAGAAGCTGATGGTGAAGAAGAGGTTTATGATTTAACAGTTCCTAGACTTCAGAATTTCATAGCAAATAACATTATTGTTCACAATTCTATTGAACAAGATGCGGATTTAGTCATAATGTTGTATAGGGACGAATACTATAACAGTGATAGTCCCGATCGCGGAATTGCCGAAGTCATCATAGCCAAACACCGTAATGGTCCAACAGGGTCTGTCAAACTTTTATTCGATCCACAGTTTACCAAGTTTAAAAATTTAGCTAGACCGGGAGGGTATTCATAA
- the rplI gene encoding 50S ribosomal protein L9 codes for MAKRVQLVLTQDISKLGKSGDLVEVAPGYARNYLVPRKLATQATPGILKQVERRRELERQKQLELKQQAQDQKATIENTGSFNIAKQVGEGDSIFGTVTTQEVADVIQQITGLEVDRRGITIPDISKLGTYDADVKLFTDVTAKVKIEVVAS; via the coding sequence ATGGCGAAACGCGTACAATTAGTATTAACTCAAGACATCAGCAAGCTGGGAAAATCCGGCGACCTAGTAGAAGTCGCTCCCGGTTATGCTCGGAACTACCTAGTTCCCAGAAAATTAGCAACTCAAGCAACTCCAGGAATTCTGAAGCAAGTTGAGCGTCGGCGCGAACTAGAACGTCAGAAGCAACTGGAACTGAAGCAACAAGCTCAAGACCAGAAAGCAACTATAGAAAACACTGGTAGTTTCAACATTGCCAAACAAGTTGGTGAAGGTGATTCTATTTTCGGTACTGTGACTACCCAAGAAGTGGCAGATGTTATTCAACAAATTACAGGGCTGGAAGTAGATCGTCGCGGTATCACAATACCAGACATCAGCAAGTTAGGTACTTACGACGCTGATGTAAAGCTGTTTACAGATGTAACAGCGAAAGTCAAAATTGAAGTGGTAGCTAGCTAA
- a CDS encoding glycosyltransferase family 2 protein, translating to MTPLVSIIVNCFNQGCYLERSVKSVLSQTFSDIECLIVDDGSTDNTRQIAEHLMKTDPRVKYYHKENGGLPSARNFGIQKANGEWIKCLDADDWIHEEKIAYQLSCFSGDKNENIVLYTDYERVILDKDENIVDRQPNIVGSLTTEQLIQRLLIPDFLANSPHPALQQAMLMHKSIFNKHRFDENLKALGDRYFALDILANGVKFVYTPITGAFYTKHQTNRTNKWSYMKDYYILFYETVYKNHKDFAKLCRVGTNYLLDDSIREKETNNFERLVSIAQPPFEIFNNQLKFNHRYQLKLFYSLRLGIPNFILYKKYRGPRSRKVIAIFSQLLHKKQ from the coding sequence ATGACACCACTAGTATCCATTATTGTTAATTGCTTTAACCAAGGTTGTTATCTTGAACGTTCAGTAAAAAGCGTTTTGTCACAAACTTTCTCTGATATCGAATGCTTAATTGTAGATGATGGTTCCACCGATAATACTCGCCAGATAGCTGAGCATTTGATGAAAACAGACCCACGAGTTAAATATTACCACAAAGAAAATGGAGGGCTTCCCTCAGCACGCAATTTTGGAATTCAAAAGGCAAATGGTGAATGGATTAAATGTTTGGATGCAGATGATTGGATTCATGAAGAAAAAATAGCATACCAATTATCTTGTTTCTCTGGTGACAAAAATGAAAATATTGTTTTATATACAGATTATGAAAGAGTCATTTTAGATAAAGATGAAAATATTGTTGATAGACAGCCTAATATTGTCGGTTCATTGACAACAGAACAGTTGATTCAACGTTTGCTGATTCCTGACTTTCTTGCTAATTCGCCACACCCAGCACTTCAGCAAGCCATGCTTATGCACAAAAGTATTTTTAACAAGCACAGGTTTGATGAAAACCTAAAAGCTTTAGGCGATCGCTATTTTGCTTTAGATATTTTGGCTAATGGTGTGAAGTTTGTATATACCCCAATCACAGGCGCATTTTACACAAAACATCAAACAAATAGAACCAATAAATGGTCTTACATGAAAGATTATTACATTCTTTTCTATGAAACAGTATATAAAAATCACAAAGATTTTGCTAAACTCTGTCGAGTTGGTACCAATTATTTACTTGATGATAGTATTAGAGAAAAAGAAACAAATAACTTTGAACGTTTAGTAAGTATTGCTCAGCCTCCCTTTGAAATATTCAATAATCAATTAAAATTCAATCATAGATATCAACTCAAGCTTTTTTATTCTTTAAGGCTTGGAATTCCTAATTTTATTCTCTACAAAAAATATCGCGGACCTCGCTCTAGAAAAGTCATAGCTATTTTTTCTCAGCTTCTTCATAAGAAACAGTGA